The sequence ATAATGGATTTGCCCTGACAGAAAGTGAGGGCGCGCTCGATTGCCACCGCATCTGTGGTGTCAATCATAATCGGCACTTTGACGATGCGCATCAATTTGTCATAGAAGCGGTCAACATCTATGAGTTCATCACGGTCGGCGTTTTGCAAATTGACATCGATGATGTGCGCGCCGCCTTTGACCTGCTGGCGTCCGATTTCGGCGGCTTCTTCGTATTTTTCTTCGCTGATGAGACGTTTGAATTTGCGCGAGCCGACTTCGTTGGTGCGCTCGCCGACTATCAGCGGGCGATTGTCATCGTTCGCCTCAACGATGTCCATGCCGGAAAAAAATGTGCGATGAATTTTTTTCGGAAGGCGCGGGCGTTTGCCTTCGAGCATTTGCGCGAGCGTGCGAATGTGTTCGTAAGTGGTGCCGCAACATCCACCAATCAGGTTTAACCAACCTTTATCAACAAAGTGTTCCAAGGTTGACGCGAATTCCGTAGGTGTTTCCAGATACTCGCCGGTCACCGTATCAGGCAAGCCGGCGTTCGGATAACACGAGATGCGATGTTCACTAATCTCTGCAAGACTGCGGATATGATCCGTCATGTGTTCGGGTCCGGTCGCGCAATTGAGTCCCAGCGATAAGAGATCGGCATGCATCATTGAGACGGCGAGGGCTTCGGCAGTTTGTCCGGCAAGCATTGCCTGCCCGACCAACTCAACGGTTGCCGAAACCATCACCGGAACGCGCGTACCGATTTCATCAAATAAACGTTCAATGCCGACGAGCGCGGCTTTGATATTGCGGGTGTCAATCATCGTCTCGACCAGCAAAATATCTGCGCCGCCGGCAACGAGTCCTGCCGCCTGGTCGTGAAATGCCGCGGAGAGTTCAGCAAAGGTAATGCCGCCGGTAAGTGAAATCGCTTTAGTTGTGGGACCGATAGAACCGGCGACGAATCGCGGTTTACTTACGGTCGAATATTCGGCGGCGGCTTGACAGGCGAGTTCGGCGGCGCGTTTGTTCTGCTCAAACGTCAACTCTTGCAGGTTGTATTCGGCAAGCACGATGGAGGTGCCGCCGAAGGTGTCGGTTTCGATGATGTCTGCGCCGACTTCGAGATATTGGCGGTGAATGCCGAGCACCACATCGGGGCGCGTGAAGACTAAATTTTCGTTGCAGCCTTCGAGATGCGCGCCGCCAAAATCTTCGGCGTGCAGGTGACAGGCTTGCATAGCCGTGCCGGTCGCGCCATCCAGTAACAGGATGCGCTCGGCTAAAACTTCTTCGAGTAACTTGGTTCGTGACTGTCTATCGGTCATTAGCTAATGCTCCGTTTTAAAAACCATATAGATCTTTAATCAAATTATTGATTTCTGCTTCATGATTTTTGGGATATTCGTGATGGTTCTTTAAAGCAAACAAAATTATTTCTACTGCCGCATTAATTGCAGTCAAAATATCTTCGGGCGGCACAATGAACGGAATTTTTTTTATGTAGTTTGCCGAGTTGTTTGTCGTTGGGTTAATGGTACGAATCAGTTGATTACAAGTCGGTGAATTGAAGAAGGCTAATAGATAAAAAAGCCATCGTGCGTCTTTCGGAAAAACGCCGACGATAGATTGGTCGAATAACTGATTGTCAATTAATGCTGCGCTAATTGACGATGATGAAACCATCGGCACGCCTACGCCGCGCTTGAAATAAAACTGTGAATTCTGGAATCGTGATTTCTTGTCCTGCTTAAAGTGTGCAACCGATTCGACGTGCCAATCCATAAACCAGCAATCCGGTTTGAAATAACGTAAACCACCGCCTTTCATAATCGGCACAAAACAGACAGACGCATCAATTCCATTGAATCGCTGTTCGTCGGTGATTGACGAACGAAAAACTGAGGTGGGATGCACCGTTTCATAATTTTTAGCATTTTTATGTTGCGCGGAAAGCGTTCGTAGAAATTTTTTATCATTACCTGAATAAAATCCGGTTACGCAATCGGCAACATCACCGACGCGAGTTTGGCATTGATTTATTAACCGCAAAACTTTATCGCTGTGGGCTATAAACAAAGCGTAATCAATATTGTTTTGAAGGTCGCTTTGCTTGAAAACGAATGAGGACGAATGCTCAGACTGCGCCAATTCATCAACATTTTTCAAATTGGTAATGACTTTGAAGCGATTATCAGTTCGTTTATTTTCATCTCTGCATTTTTCCAGGGTGATGATGCACAGATTTGAATAACCGAAATTGACCTTTGGAAAAAATGACGAGGGAAACAAACAAATTTCCTTTATACAAGTTGTCTGCAAAATAAACTTCCGCAATTGTGCATGACGATGAAGATTCAAAAAGGTATCGGGAATGATGAAAACTAAAATCCCGGTTTCGCGCAATAATTCAATACAACGATACAAAAAGAGTGCATAGGTTTCTTTGACATACAGGTTGGGGAAAAGTTTTTTGAGATATTTGCGTTTATCAAAGTCTTGCCACGCGCCGTAAGGCGGATTACCGATAATGCGATCATATCCCCTCCCAAGGTTTGTAAGCAAAATCAAGGTTTGACTGGTGAGAGTGTCATCACAGATTACATTGATGTTTTCTTGAAATTGATATTTTGCTTTAAGCGATTCACCGGCTTGCGGATTAAGTTCGTAAGCGTCCAGTGAAAGATTGATGCCTGAGTTGAGCAGGGCATCGACAAACACCCCATCGCCAGCACAGGGTTCCAGTACCCTGACGCTACCTGTGAGCGAAAGTTTTTTGACCATATAACTGACTATCGAAACGGATTTCGTATAGTGCGGTCGGTAAATTTGTTGACTCGGTTTTACCATTTCAAATATTGATCGAGATGATGTCTCCTGAGATGCTCAAAGGTATCGCTTCGTAAATCGTTGTCCCAATCTATATTGCTATCAATCCAAGCTTTCAAATCAAAGCCGGAGAGTTTTTTGATCGCTCCGTAGGTCTCATCGCCGCAATAAGCTTCCCAAATACCTGAGCGTTTAAGAGTTTGAAAGTAGTGATTATTCGTGTCTTCTGCGGCTCTCACCAAAAGCAGGCAACGATAGCGCGCTTCCAGATTTTTGTAGATGGTTGCGACTAATAACAACCGGTTGGTATTGCCTTTTTCATTTGAGCCGAACCCACTTTTGAAATCAATAATGAATTTTTCTCTCCGTTGCTCAAAATGTAAATCCGATTCCAGCTTTATTTCCCCTGAATCAACTAAGCCCCAAACTTTAGCGTAGTATTTTTTTAACTGTGATTTTTGATCAGGAGATAGCCCCAAAGCATCAATATAGTTTTCTATTTCATCGGTAAGGCTTTGCTTCACTTCTGAGAAAAGAGGCGGAATAAATAAGGTGAGTTTCTTCAAAGGATGCTGAAAGCAAAGTTTGCAAAAAGGCTCCCATAATTCGCCGATTCTGCGTGAAAACGCCATATAATCATAAGCCCAAACATCATTGCGAGACTCTATCATAACCACATAACTACAGTAGGCGATCATCAGGCAGCAGCGCAAAATAGCATCATTACTCCACTTCTCAGCGAGGGCTTTTTGCATAACCGCAGCGAGAATGTTGTCCTTTGTTGCAACGATAGCTTTGTTTATCGCCGCCGCTCGTTCTTTGAACTGAGTTGAGCCGTAAGAGAGTTTTATTTCGTCAAGCGATTCACTCGCTCTTTCTCTAAAGTAAGCAAGCAATTCCGCTTTTTTGTTATTCAAAGACCGGTCAATATTAAACATAATATGCACTGTTGCGATATGGTTTAATCAACTTCTTGCACTTCATAGCCCGATTTCCAGAAGGCGGTGAACCAGAAGATCACCCCGGAAAACGCGCCAACAATTAGCAATAAAAAGAACGTGTTGATAAAAGACCAGACCCCAAATAACGGTGCGATGAGTCCGCTTATAAGCCCTGCAAGTGTGCCGCCCGAAACCGATGCGGTCAGCAGCCTGATGCCGCGATAACGCATGAGCGTTAGACAGGGCACAGCAATGAACAGTTGGGCGATGAGGGCAAACAAAAAGAGCCGCAGCATCGGCGATGAACTGCTGCCAACCCAGCTTTGTTCATCACGATAAACGCTTGCTGAAAATACCAGGACTGCCGCAATCATCGGCGTGGTGATTAAACTTAAAATAAATCTTCGTCCGGTCATGTCAATCGCTTCTCTTTAGGCAACTCAAAATTTCCAATAGCCAAAATTGCTATAGGCAATAGACTATTGAAATATTTTTGCCTTTTAACTTTTGCCTTCTTATCGAGTCGGCGGTTTATCTTCGGCGGCTTTCTTGGGGTCTAAAGGTTTATCGGGTTCAAGCCCCAGGAGTTTGCGAATCTCCGGTTTATGTTCGCGTTCGGTCGCGAGCATTGAAAGATAAATCGTATCGAACGCGCTTTTGGTAATCGTCGTGCCGACATTGATGATGTATTTGTAACCGATGTCATCTTCATCATCGACGAAAAACGAACCGATAGAAATTTTATCGTTGGTCGAAAGCAGATAACGATAGACCTCATCTTTGTTGGGAAGGTCGCGGACATTGCCGAAATTATAAATATAAAAACTGAGCAGCGTCTTATTTTTGCTTTGTAAAATGACGATGTTGGTTTTGAGACTGGTCTTGGGGTCAAGGTAATTTGAAACCACCATCGCCGGGCTGCTTTTCGATTCATCGACCGTCGCTCCGGCTTTTGCGACCAACTCTTTGACCTGCTCAATCAAGGTTTTGGGTTTTGGCGGCGCGGCTTTGGGCTTGGGTCGATCAATCTGGGTTTGAGTGATTTCGACCTGCGCGGCGGCTTGAACGGCAAACAGCGTGAGAATAACCAGCACCGCATAAATTATTTTCCTGTTCATTACAATTCCCTCTTCGTCGTTTTATCGCGCACCCAAGACGATGCGCTTATGCCAGGTATAAAAATTAATTCTTGATTTTCGGCGTATCTTTCGCCGCTTTATCCTTATCGGATTTATCTCCGGACTTATCGGCTTCGGGTTTCTGCATATAGGTTTCCATTTTCGGCGTGAACTGGTCGGCAATTCTCAACACTTCGTTGACAGCGGCATTGAAGGCTTCATAGCCGATGCCGTTTTCGCTGGTAAACGTGAAGCGTGTGCCGATGTCGCCTTGCCGGTCAACAAAAAAAGTTGTGAATCCCGCGTAATTTTCTTCGAGTAATTTTTGAAAAAGTTTTTCCTTGTCAGCGACTCGCGACAGGTTGAAATATCTGCCTTTGGATTTTGC comes from Acidobacteriota bacterium and encodes:
- a CDS encoding Eco57I restriction-modification methylase domain-containing protein, with the protein product MVKKLSLTGSVRVLEPCAGDGVFVDALLNSGINLSLDAYELNPQAGESLKAKYQFQENINVICDDTLTSQTLILLTNLGRGYDRIIGNPPYGAWQDFDKRKYLKKLFPNLYVKETYALFLYRCIELLRETGILVFIIPDTFLNLHRHAQLRKFILQTTCIKEICLFPSSFFPKVNFGYSNLCIITLEKCRDENKRTDNRFKVITNLKNVDELAQSEHSSSFVFKQSDLQNNIDYALFIAHSDKVLRLINQCQTRVGDVADCVTGFYSGNDKKFLRTLSAQHKNAKNYETVHPTSVFRSSITDEQRFNGIDASVCFVPIMKGGGLRYFKPDCWFMDWHVESVAHFKQDKKSRFQNSQFYFKRGVGVPMVSSSSISAALIDNQLFDQSIVGVFPKDARWLFYLLAFFNSPTCNQLIRTINPTTNNSANYIKKIPFIVPPEDILTAINAAVEIILFALKNHHEYPKNHEAEINNLIKDLYGF
- a CDS encoding YbjN domain-containing protein encodes the protein MNRKIIYAVLVILTLFAVQAAAQVEITQTQIDRPKPKAAPPKPKTLIEQVKELVAKAGATVDESKSSPAMVVSNYLDPKTSLKTNIVILQSKNKTLLSFYIYNFGNVRDLPNKDEVYRYLLSTNDKISIGSFFVDDEDDIGYKYIINVGTTITKSAFDTIYLSMLATEREHKPEIRKLLGLEPDKPLDPKKAAEDKPPTR